Proteins from a genomic interval of Papaver somniferum cultivar HN1 chromosome 4, ASM357369v1, whole genome shotgun sequence:
- the LOC113272339 gene encoding uncharacterized protein LOC113272339, protein MIYLDATFLTGRYRGTLMDATCINGNNEFYPFAFAIVSSENKDNWFYFLENLQHVVDGRPIVFLSDANSKPVLDLFYKAAYSYTPSNFEEDLRGMHAIGAGHVANYIRTIPKQKWANAFFPVCRYGAHSSTLAESFNNWVLPFKKFPAFVLLDAIHLKVMEKMSERRILGLETFNTRLTPEYEALLKENIDIGRTWTVVQSMERLYEVRSSGAHFVDLLQKTCTCHRWRVNGFPCAHACASIKATREDIYSFVDPYFTTEWYNRTYQEIILPIPNYDKPQSYDPSDRVIVPIPVPPPGRRRTQSFKNAYEKQKTKMMCTTMYTLVYNGCF, encoded by the exons atgatttacttggacgctactttccttactggtagataCAGGGGTACTCTTATGGATGCTACATGTATCAATGGAAACAATGAGTTTTACCCATTTGCTTTTGCTATTGTTTCTTCTGAAAACAAAGATAATTGGTTTTATTTTCTGGAGAATCTTCAACATGTTGTCGATGGTCGTCCGATTGTTTTCCTTA GTGATGCGAATTCGAAGCCCGttcttgatttgttttacaaagctgCGTACTCTTACACACCATCAAACTTTGAAGAAGATTTGAGGGGAATGCATGCAATTGGAGCTGGACATGTTGCTAACTATATCAGGACTATTCCAAAGCAGAAATGGGCAAATGCGTTTTTCCCTGTATGCAGATATGGTGCTCACTCTTCAACTCTTGCCGAGTCCTTTAACAACTGGGTTCTTCCTTTCAAAAAATTTCCTGCTTTTGTTCTTCTCGATGCGATACA tttgaaggttatggAGAAAATGTCTGAGAGAAGGATACTAGGTCTGGAAACATTCAACACTAGGCTCACTCCTGAATATGAGGCTTTACTAAAGGAAAACATCGacattggtcgtacttggactGTTGTTCAGTCCATGGAAAGATTGTATGAAGTCAGGTCTTCCGGGGCTCATTTTGTAGATCTATTGCAGAAAACTTGTACATGTCACAGGTGGCGAGTGAATGGTTTTCCTTGTGCGCATGCTTGTGCTTCCATTAAAGCTACTAGAGAAGACATCTATTCATTTGTTGATCCATACTTCACCACCGAATGGTACAACAGGACATACCAGGAGATCATCTTGCCAATCCCCAATTACGACAAGCCACAgtcttatgatcctagtgatagggttATTGTTCCTATTCCCGTTCCTCCACCGGGTAGACGAAGAACACAGAGCTTCAAGAATGCATATGAGAAGCAAAAGACGAAAatgat GTGTACCACTATGTACACCTTGGTGTACAATGGATGCTTCTAG